A section of the Pseudomonas sp. Q1-7 genome encodes:
- a CDS encoding TolC family protein, whose translation MSRAAKFFTVSVLALAVTGCAVTSQPIDRSVSEQRARQDLATMFKDQEPLSGPLTLHQAMARAVKYNLEARLKVMEEALAKRQVDLATFDMLPRMAMEAGYAGRSNVSASSSQSVLTNTQSLEPSTSQDRDRGVADLTMVWNVLDFGVSYVSAKQQADQRLIVEERRRKVVHTIIQDVRSAYWRAVAADRLLQQIDSLMARVDEARGSSQRMSAERIGDPVQALSYQRALIEATRQLEEQRRALSLAKTELAALINLPLNTDFSLAAADGYAVPELKVDIARLEEEALASRPELREQDYQARISAAETRKAMLRLLPGLEFSAGGHYDSNSFLVNQSWADYGVKVTWNLFNALSAPAAIDVAKAGENVAAARRQAMSMAVLAQLYVANANYHEAQRQFQTNQELAKLDGEIAEQLRNRYKTQSIGELDLIQGELNTLQAQLKRDLSYAELRNAYAQLFVSAGVDPLPETLPDDKLATIASALQSGESRWESGDIGGR comes from the coding sequence ATGAGCAGAGCAGCGAAGTTTTTCACCGTAAGCGTGCTGGCGCTGGCGGTCACCGGTTGCGCGGTGACCAGCCAGCCCATCGATCGTAGCGTCAGCGAACAGCGCGCCCGGCAGGACCTGGCGACCATGTTCAAGGACCAGGAGCCCCTGAGTGGGCCCCTGACCCTCCACCAGGCCATGGCCCGTGCCGTGAAGTACAACCTGGAGGCGCGGCTGAAGGTCATGGAAGAAGCCCTGGCCAAGCGCCAGGTGGACCTCGCCACCTTCGACATGCTGCCGCGCATGGCCATGGAAGCGGGCTATGCCGGGCGCAGCAACGTCAGCGCCTCCAGCAGCCAGAGCGTGCTGACCAACACCCAGTCGCTGGAACCCTCGACCTCCCAGGACCGCGACCGTGGCGTGGCGGACCTGACCATGGTGTGGAACGTGCTCGACTTCGGTGTCAGCTACGTCAGCGCCAAGCAACAGGCCGACCAGCGCCTGATCGTCGAAGAGCGACGCCGCAAGGTGGTCCACACCATCATCCAGGACGTGCGCTCGGCCTACTGGCGAGCCGTCGCCGCCGATCGCCTGCTGCAGCAGATCGACAGCCTGATGGCGCGGGTCGACGAAGCGCGCGGCAGCAGCCAGCGGATGAGTGCCGAGCGCATCGGCGATCCGGTGCAGGCGCTGAGCTACCAGCGTGCGCTGATCGAGGCCACCCGTCAGTTGGAAGAGCAGCGCCGCGCGCTGTCCCTGGCCAAGACCGAACTGGCGGCGCTGATCAACCTGCCCCTGAACACCGACTTCAGCCTGGCGGCCGCCGACGGCTACGCAGTGCCCGAGCTCAAGGTAGACATCGCCCGCCTGGAAGAAGAAGCCCTGGCCAGCCGGCCGGAACTGCGCGAGCAGGACTACCAGGCGCGCATCAGCGCCGCCGAGACGCGCAAGGCCATGCTGCGCCTGCTGCCGGGCCTGGAGTTCAGCGCCGGCGGGCACTACGACAGCAACTCCTTCCTGGTGAACCAGAGCTGGGCCGACTACGGGGTGAAGGTGACCTGGAACCTGTTCAACGCGCTGTCCGCACCGGCGGCCATCGACGTGGCCAAGGCCGGGGAGAATGTGGCGGCGGCACGCCGACAGGCCATGTCCATGGCGGTGCTGGCCCAGCTCTACGTGGCCAACGCCAACTACCACGAAGCCCAGCGGCAGTTCCAGACCAACCAGGAACTGGCGAAGCTGGACGGCGAGATCGCCGAGCAACTGCGCAACCGCTACAAGACCCAGAGCATCGGCGAGCTGGACCTGATCCAGGGCGAACTCAACACCCTGCAGGCGCAACTCAAGCGCGACCTGTCCTACGCCGAGCTGCGCA